TCTTTTTGTAAGATAATCATTCAACTCCTTTACATCCATCTTTTTCTCCTTTACTTGAAAATTTCTCCTGTCTCTTTAAACCAGAAAACAAGATCTAAATGCCCAAGAGGTATACCTATACTATAAGAAAACCTCCTCATTTTTTCCTCTACCTCTAAATATTTCTTCCTTGTAAGTCCATTCATCTTCTTTTCAATTATACCAAATTTGTAAAGATTTCTCAATATATGTCTATCCAAAATTGAAATATTCTCTCCAAATCCTATGTTCCTTAGAAAATGGCTTGCCTCTTTATACCCCATGCCCTTTACATTCTTCACAAGAAAGTCTCTTATCTTAAAAATATCCCTTTCATCTTGAATTATTCTCTTTATCATGAACTTTCCGTCTTTAAAGAATTTCTCTCTTGCTTCAACTATATATCTTGCTTTATTATTCTTAAACCTTACCCCCACCAGTCTACTTTTTATATCATCAACTGATCCATAGAGCAATAAATCATCCCTCAACAACTCAAGAATGGCATTCCAGCATACTTTTGCCTTTGATTGAGGTGTAAGAAGACAGAAAGCAAATTCTGAGAATAATTCATAATCATTTCCCCTCTTCCATACCTCTTTAAATTGATCTATTCTTTGTTCTATGTTCCTTTTTATCCTGTTGTATATATTTTTAATCTCTTCAATCTCATTCATATCTCTATTTGATTTGTGGCAAGCTCATAAAGCACTCTGGTTAATTTCTCTCCATCTTTCAATGAAACAACTTCCACAGTAGAGTGGGTGTATCTCAAGGGGAAGCAGAGAGGAATAGAATAAAAACCCGCTCCCTCAGTTTCAACAATGGATGCATCGGTTGAACCACCAGTTACACCAATTTGAAATTCTATATTTTTCTCCTCCATAAACTTAGAAAAGAAATTAAAAAGTTTTTCATCCACAACCATTCTTCTGTCAACTTTTCTTATCACAGGTCCCTTTCCAACAACAATGGAGTTCTTATAAGGCAGGCTAACTAAGGAAAAATCTGATGCTGATATTGAATCCACAACAACAGTTAATAAGGGATTTAATTGAGGAGCAACAACAGATGCTCCCCTCAATCCAATCTCTTCTTCTGTTGTAAAGACAAAAACCAATGTATTCAGGGGTTTGGTCTTTCTAAACATCTCAAGTAAGTTTATAAGGATAAAACAACCAAACCTATCATCAAGTCCTCTTGAGACAACAAGATCATTGTTAAGCAAAAGGAAATCTTTTTTAAATACTATTGGTGTGCCTTGATTTATACCAAGGGAGATAACTTCTTCCTTTGATTTTGCTCCAATATCTATCTGAAGTTTATACCAGGGAGTAATTTTACCCTCCATCTCCTTATCAACAGATAGATGGGGTGGAACTATTCCTATAACTCCATAGATCTCCTTATCCTCTGTGATAAGTCTTACAACTCTTGAAACAAGCACTCTATCATCTATTCCTCCCAGCTTCTGAAATCCAATGAATCCCTTCTCATCAATGGATGAAACTACCATCCCCAACTCATCCATATGTGCCATAAAAAGAATAGTGCCCTCTCTTTTTCCCTTCTTTACAACAATTAGATTTCCAAGGGTATCTTCATAGACTTCATCGGGGTCTCTCTTTTTTACTTC
The sequence above is drawn from the Caldisericia bacterium genome and encodes:
- a CDS encoding N-glycosylase/DNA lyase, with the translated sequence MNEIEEIKNIYNRIKRNIEQRIDQFKEVWKRGNDYELFSEFAFCLLTPQSKAKVCWNAILELLRDDLLLYGSVDDIKSRLVGVRFKNNKARYIVEAREKFFKDGKFMIKRIIQDERDIFKIRDFLVKNVKGMGYKEASHFLRNIGFGENISILDRHILRNLYKFGIIEKKMNGLTRKKYLEVEEKMRRFSYSIGIPLGHLDLVFWFKETGEIFK
- a CDS encoding M20/M25/M40 family metallo-hydrolase gives rise to the protein MNLDLLKKLIETPGVSGFESKIREVIKEEVKKRDPDEVYEDTLGNLIVVKKGKREGTILFMAHMDELGMVVSSIDEKGFIGFQKLGGIDDRVLVSRVVRLITEDKEIYGVIGIVPPHLSVDKEMEGKITPWYKLQIDIGAKSKEEVISLGINQGTPIVFKKDFLLLNNDLVVSRGLDDRFGCFILINLLEMFRKTKPLNTLVFVFTTEEEIGLRGASVVAPQLNPLLTVVVDSISASDFSLVSLPYKNSIVVGKGPVIRKVDRRMVVDEKLFNFFSKFMEEKNIEFQIGVTGGSTDASIVETEGAGFYSIPLCFPLRYTHSTVEVVSLKDGEKLTRVLYELATNQIEI